One Salmo salar chromosome ssa01, Ssal_v3.1, whole genome shotgun sequence DNA window includes the following coding sequences:
- the myo1hb gene encoding unconventional myosin-Ih isoform X4, whose translation MEGSLTARDRVGIQDFVLLDAYTSESAVLDNLRKRFNENLIYTYIGTLLVSVNPYKELGIYTKKQMDIYMGVNFFELPPHIYALADNVYRTMLTETNNHFILISGESGAGKTEASKKILQFYAVSCPSTKLLDNVRDRLLLSNPVLEAFGNAKTLKNDNSSRFGKYMDIQFDHMGGAVGGHILSYLLEKSRVVHQNHGERSFHIFYQLVEGGEEDLLRWLGLERNCQRYSYLVQVGEGECAKVSSVNDKSDWKTVRKALSVIEFSESNIESLFAIIASVLHLGNAMFVADSQGYATLNNSPEIHWLSKLLGIPAQVIQVGLTHRKIEARSEEVLSPFTVDQAVYAKDALAKAIYGRTFTWLVNELNESLANKDSSRKTVIGLLDIYGFEVFSVNSFEQFCINYCNEKLQQLFIQLTLKSEQEEYEMEGIEWESVPYFNNKIICDLVEEKFKGIISVLDEECLRPGEATDMTFLEKLEEKMGGHPHFVTHKLADQKTRKTLERGDFRLLHYAGEVTYCVVGFLDKNNDLLYRNIKEVMRQSKNAIVKHCFPSTEPDSKKRPETVATQFKSSLVGLTEILMSKEPWYVRCMKPNEGKQPGLFDDVLVRHQVKYLGLMEHLRVRRAGFAYRRRYEIFLQRYKPLCPDTWPNWKGTAAEGVECLIKHLGYKPDEYKMGRTKIFIRHPRTLFATEDAFEVCKHELATRIQAKYKGYRVKGDYMRQRQAATKIETCWRGMKARREREKRAWAVKVIKRFIKGFMTRNQPACVDNTEYLAFVRQNYLTRLKENLPKTVLDKNTWLTPPPIMQEASQMLRKLYTRHMVRRYVQGIMTERKAQLQIKGLTSSIFKGTKENYPHSVGIPFVDTRISEEDIHIKVYQMIRQERIKYSVPVVKYDRNGFRPRFRQLIYTGSAAYLVEEAKIKQRVEFNNLKGVSVSTLSDNFLILHVQCEDIKQKGDLVLQCDYLFEALTKLCLVANKHNFIKVVQGSVKFDIQPGREGFVDFKSGQETMIYRAKNGHLMVESTRTKSRAMIQN comes from the exons ATGGAGGGCTCCCTTACGGCCCGGGATCGGGTGGGCATCCAGGATTTCGTTTTGCTGGACGCCTACACAAGTGAGAGTGCCGTCCTGGACAACTTGAGGAAACGCTTCAACGAGAACCTCATTTAC ACCTACATTGGTACGCTCTTAGTGTCAGTGAACCCCTACAAAGAGCTGGGAATCTACACCAAGAAGCAGATGGATATTTACATGGGCGTCAACTTTTTTGAGCTTCCACCCCACAT CTACGCCCTGGCAGACAATGTCTACCGCACCATGTTAACAGAGACCAACAACCACTTCATCTTGATCTCAGGGGAGAGTGGAGCAGGAAAGACGGAGGCCTCCAAGAAGATCCTGCAGTTCTACGCTGTCAGCTGCCCCAGTACCAAACTGCTGGACAATGTCCGAGACCGACTGCTGCTGTCCAACCCTGTGCTCGAG GCTTTCGGAAATGCCAAAACCCTGAAAAATGACAACTCAAGCCGCTTTGGGAAGTACATGGATATTCAGTTTGATCACATG GGGGGAGCTGTTGGTGGCCACATCCTCAGTTATCTACTGGAGAAGTCCCGGGTGGTGCATCAGAACCATGGAGAGAGAAGCTTCCACATCTTCTACCAGctagtggagggaggagaggaggacctgcTACGCTGGCTGGGTCTGGAGAGAAACTGTCAGCGCTACAGTTACCTGGTACAGGTGGGAGAG GGGGAATGTGCCAAAGTCAGCTCAGTCAATGACAAGAGTGACTGGAAGACGGTACGGAAAGCCCTCAGTGTCATAGAGTTCAGTGAGAGCAATATAGAG AGCCTGTTTGCAATCATTGCTAGCGTCCTTCACCTGGGAAATGCTATGTTTGTGGCTGACTCACAGGGATATGCCACTCTCAACAACAGTCCGGAGATACATTGGCTGTCCAAG TTGCTGGGCATTCCTGCACAGGTGATACAGGTGGGTTTGACACACAGGAAGATTGAGGCCAGGTCAGAAGAG GTGCTCAGTCCCTTCACCGTTGACCAGGCAGTATATGCCAAGGACGCTCTAGCCAAAGCCATCTATGGCCGCACCTTCACCTGGCTGGTCAACGAGCTCAATGAGTCTTTAGCAAACAAG GATTCCTCCAGGAAGACAGTGATTGGTCTGCTTGACATCTATGGGTTTGAGGTGTTCAGTGTGAACAG CTTTGAGCAGTTCTGCATCAACTACTGTAATGAGAAACTGCAGCAGCTCTTCATCCAGCTGACCCTGAAGTCAGAGCAGGAGGAGTACGAGATGGAGGGGATTGAA TGGGAGTCAGTGCCATACTTCAACAACAAGATCATCTGTGACCTGGTGGAGGAGAAATTCAAAGGCATCATTTCAGTGCta GACGAGGAGTGTCTACGTCCGGGAGAGGCCACAGACATGACCTTCCTGGAGAAACTGGAGGAGAAGATGGGAGGTCACCCCCATTTCGTCAC ACACAAGCTGGCTGACCAGAAGACCCGGAAGACTCTGGAACGAGGAGACTTCCGCCTCTTACACTACGCAGGGGAAGTCACATACTGTGTGGTCG GATTCCTGGACAAAAATAATGATCTCCTGTACAGGAACATTAAAGAG GTTATGCGCCAGTCTAAGAATGCCATTGTTAAACACTGCTTTCCCAGCACTGAGCCAGACAGCAAGAAGAGACCTGAAACA GTGGCCACTCAGTTTAAGAGCAGTCTGGTAGGCCTGACTGAGATCCTCATGTCTAAAGAGCCCTGGTACGTCCGCTGTATGAAGCCTAATGAAGGCAAGCAGCCAG GGCTCTTTGACGACGTGTTGGTGAGACACCAGGTGAAGTACCTGGGGCTGATGGAGCACCTGAGGGTCAGACGGGCCGGCTTCGCTTACCGCCGGAGATATGAGATCTTCCTGCAGAG GTACAAGCCTCTGTGTCCAGACACCTGGCCTAACTGGAAAGGTACAGCCGCGGAGGGGGTGGAGTGCCTGATCAAGCACCTGGGCTACAAGCCTGATGAGTACAAGATGGGAAG GACCAAGATCTTCATCCGCCATCCCAGGACTCTGTTTGCCACCGAAGACGCCTTTGAGGTCTGCAAGCATGAGCTGG cTACAAGGATTCAAGCAAAGTACAAAGGCTACAGAGTGAAGGGAGACTACATGAGACAGAGACAAGCAG CTACAAAGATTGAGACATGCTGGAGAGGCATGAaggccaggagagagagggagaagagagcctGGGCTGTCAAGGTCATTAAGAG GTTCATCAAGGGCTTCATGACTAGAAATCAGCCAGCCTGTGTTGACAACACAGAGTACCTGGCATTTGTCAGGCAAAACTACCTCACACGGCTCAAGGAGAACCTACCCAAAACAGTTCTGGACAAGAACACCTGGCTAACCCCACCTCCCATTATGCAGGAG GCCTCACAGATGTTGAGGAAACTTTACACCCGGCACATGGTACGGAGGTATGTACAAGGAATCATGACAGAGCGGAAAGCACAG TTGCAAATCAAAGGATTGACCAGTTCCATATTCAAAGGAACAAAAGAGAACTACCCTCACAGTGTGGGCATACCATTCGTGGACACCAGGATAA GTGAGGAAGACATCCACATTAAAGTCTACCAGATGATTAGGCAAGAACGCATCAAG TACAGTGTTCCTGTGGTGAAGTACGACAGGAATGGCTTCAGGCCACGTTTCAGACAGCTGATCTACACTGGAAGTGCAGCCTACCTGGTGGAGGAGGCCAAGATCAAACAGCGGGTGGAGTTCAACAACCTCAAAG GTGTGTCAGTCAGCACCCTGAGTGACAACTTCCTGATCCTCCATGTCCAATGTGAGGATATCAAGCAAAAG GGGGACCTGGTGCTGCAGTGTGACTACCTGTTTGAGGCCTTGACCAAGTTGTGCCTGGTGGCCAACAAGCACAATTTTATCAAAGTAGTCCAGGGCAG TGTAAAGTTTGACATCCAGCCTGGCAGAGAGGGGTTTGTTGACTTCAAGAGTGGCCAGGAGACCATGATTTACAGAGCAAAGAATGGCCATCTGATGGTG GAATCAACTCGAACAAAGTCCCGGGCAATGATACAAAATTGA
- the myo1hb gene encoding unconventional myosin-Ih isoform X2, translating to MAHMALEMSESLEERCNRILRDMEGSLTARDRVGIQDFVLLDAYTSESAVLDNLRKRFNENLIYTYIGTLLVSVNPYKELGIYTKKQMDIYMGVNFFELPPHIYALADNVYRTMLTETNNHFILISGESGAGKTEASKKILQFYAVSCPSTKLLDNVRDRLLLSNPVLEAFGNAKTLKNDNSSRFGKYMDIQFDHMGGAVGGHILSYLLEKSRVVHQNHGERSFHIFYQLVEGGEEDLLRWLGLERNCQRYSYLVQGECAKVSSVNDKSDWKTVRKALSVIEFSESNIESLFAIIASVLHLGNAMFVADSQGYATLNNSPEIHWLSKLLGIPAQVIQVGLTHRKIEARSEEVLSPFTVDQAVYAKDALAKAIYGRTFTWLVNELNESLANKDSSRKTVIGLLDIYGFEVFSVNSFEQFCINYCNEKLQQLFIQLTLKSEQEEYEMEGIEWESVPYFNNKIICDLVEEKFKGIISVLDEECLRPGEATDMTFLEKLEEKMGGHPHFVTHKLADQKTRKTLERGDFRLLHYAGEVTYCVVGFLDKNNDLLYRNIKEVMRQSKNAIVKHCFPSTEPDSKKRPETVATQFKSSLVGLTEILMSKEPWYVRCMKPNEGKQPGLFDDVLVRHQVKYLGLMEHLRVRRAGFAYRRRYEIFLQRYKPLCPDTWPNWKGTAAEGVECLIKHLGYKPDEYKMGRTKIFIRHPRTLFATEDAFEVCKHELATRIQAKYKGYRVKGDYMRQRQAATKIETCWRGMKARREREKRAWAVKVIKRFIKGFMTRNQPACVDNTEYLAFVRQNYLTRLKENLPKTVLDKNTWLTPPPIMQEASQMLRKLYTRHMVRRYVQGIMTERKAQLQIKGLTSSIFKGTKENYPHSVGIPFVDTRISEEDIHIKVYQMIRQERIKYSVPVVKYDRNGFRPRFRQLIYTGSAAYLVEEAKIKQRVEFNNLKGVSVSTLSDNFLILHVQCEDIKQKGDLVLQCDYLFEALTKLCLVANKHNFIKVVQGSVKFDIQPGREGFVDFKSGQETMIYRAKNGHLMVESTRTKSRAMIQN from the exons agccTGGAGGAGCGCTGTAACCGGATCCTCCGGGACATGGAGGGCTCCCTTACGGCCCGGGATCGGGTGGGCATCCAGGATTTCGTTTTGCTGGACGCCTACACAAGTGAGAGTGCCGTCCTGGACAACTTGAGGAAACGCTTCAACGAGAACCTCATTTAC ACCTACATTGGTACGCTCTTAGTGTCAGTGAACCCCTACAAAGAGCTGGGAATCTACACCAAGAAGCAGATGGATATTTACATGGGCGTCAACTTTTTTGAGCTTCCACCCCACAT CTACGCCCTGGCAGACAATGTCTACCGCACCATGTTAACAGAGACCAACAACCACTTCATCTTGATCTCAGGGGAGAGTGGAGCAGGAAAGACGGAGGCCTCCAAGAAGATCCTGCAGTTCTACGCTGTCAGCTGCCCCAGTACCAAACTGCTGGACAATGTCCGAGACCGACTGCTGCTGTCCAACCCTGTGCTCGAG GCTTTCGGAAATGCCAAAACCCTGAAAAATGACAACTCAAGCCGCTTTGGGAAGTACATGGATATTCAGTTTGATCACATG GGGGGAGCTGTTGGTGGCCACATCCTCAGTTATCTACTGGAGAAGTCCCGGGTGGTGCATCAGAACCATGGAGAGAGAAGCTTCCACATCTTCTACCAGctagtggagggaggagaggaggacctgcTACGCTGGCTGGGTCTGGAGAGAAACTGTCAGCGCTACAGTTACCTGGTACAG GGGGAATGTGCCAAAGTCAGCTCAGTCAATGACAAGAGTGACTGGAAGACGGTACGGAAAGCCCTCAGTGTCATAGAGTTCAGTGAGAGCAATATAGAG AGCCTGTTTGCAATCATTGCTAGCGTCCTTCACCTGGGAAATGCTATGTTTGTGGCTGACTCACAGGGATATGCCACTCTCAACAACAGTCCGGAGATACATTGGCTGTCCAAG TTGCTGGGCATTCCTGCACAGGTGATACAGGTGGGTTTGACACACAGGAAGATTGAGGCCAGGTCAGAAGAG GTGCTCAGTCCCTTCACCGTTGACCAGGCAGTATATGCCAAGGACGCTCTAGCCAAAGCCATCTATGGCCGCACCTTCACCTGGCTGGTCAACGAGCTCAATGAGTCTTTAGCAAACAAG GATTCCTCCAGGAAGACAGTGATTGGTCTGCTTGACATCTATGGGTTTGAGGTGTTCAGTGTGAACAG CTTTGAGCAGTTCTGCATCAACTACTGTAATGAGAAACTGCAGCAGCTCTTCATCCAGCTGACCCTGAAGTCAGAGCAGGAGGAGTACGAGATGGAGGGGATTGAA TGGGAGTCAGTGCCATACTTCAACAACAAGATCATCTGTGACCTGGTGGAGGAGAAATTCAAAGGCATCATTTCAGTGCta GACGAGGAGTGTCTACGTCCGGGAGAGGCCACAGACATGACCTTCCTGGAGAAACTGGAGGAGAAGATGGGAGGTCACCCCCATTTCGTCAC ACACAAGCTGGCTGACCAGAAGACCCGGAAGACTCTGGAACGAGGAGACTTCCGCCTCTTACACTACGCAGGGGAAGTCACATACTGTGTGGTCG GATTCCTGGACAAAAATAATGATCTCCTGTACAGGAACATTAAAGAG GTTATGCGCCAGTCTAAGAATGCCATTGTTAAACACTGCTTTCCCAGCACTGAGCCAGACAGCAAGAAGAGACCTGAAACA GTGGCCACTCAGTTTAAGAGCAGTCTGGTAGGCCTGACTGAGATCCTCATGTCTAAAGAGCCCTGGTACGTCCGCTGTATGAAGCCTAATGAAGGCAAGCAGCCAG GGCTCTTTGACGACGTGTTGGTGAGACACCAGGTGAAGTACCTGGGGCTGATGGAGCACCTGAGGGTCAGACGGGCCGGCTTCGCTTACCGCCGGAGATATGAGATCTTCCTGCAGAG GTACAAGCCTCTGTGTCCAGACACCTGGCCTAACTGGAAAGGTACAGCCGCGGAGGGGGTGGAGTGCCTGATCAAGCACCTGGGCTACAAGCCTGATGAGTACAAGATGGGAAG GACCAAGATCTTCATCCGCCATCCCAGGACTCTGTTTGCCACCGAAGACGCCTTTGAGGTCTGCAAGCATGAGCTGG cTACAAGGATTCAAGCAAAGTACAAAGGCTACAGAGTGAAGGGAGACTACATGAGACAGAGACAAGCAG CTACAAAGATTGAGACATGCTGGAGAGGCATGAaggccaggagagagagggagaagagagcctGGGCTGTCAAGGTCATTAAGAG GTTCATCAAGGGCTTCATGACTAGAAATCAGCCAGCCTGTGTTGACAACACAGAGTACCTGGCATTTGTCAGGCAAAACTACCTCACACGGCTCAAGGAGAACCTACCCAAAACAGTTCTGGACAAGAACACCTGGCTAACCCCACCTCCCATTATGCAGGAG GCCTCACAGATGTTGAGGAAACTTTACACCCGGCACATGGTACGGAGGTATGTACAAGGAATCATGACAGAGCGGAAAGCACAG TTGCAAATCAAAGGATTGACCAGTTCCATATTCAAAGGAACAAAAGAGAACTACCCTCACAGTGTGGGCATACCATTCGTGGACACCAGGATAA GTGAGGAAGACATCCACATTAAAGTCTACCAGATGATTAGGCAAGAACGCATCAAG TACAGTGTTCCTGTGGTGAAGTACGACAGGAATGGCTTCAGGCCACGTTTCAGACAGCTGATCTACACTGGAAGTGCAGCCTACCTGGTGGAGGAGGCCAAGATCAAACAGCGGGTGGAGTTCAACAACCTCAAAG GTGTGTCAGTCAGCACCCTGAGTGACAACTTCCTGATCCTCCATGTCCAATGTGAGGATATCAAGCAAAAG GGGGACCTGGTGCTGCAGTGTGACTACCTGTTTGAGGCCTTGACCAAGTTGTGCCTGGTGGCCAACAAGCACAATTTTATCAAAGTAGTCCAGGGCAG TGTAAAGTTTGACATCCAGCCTGGCAGAGAGGGGTTTGTTGACTTCAAGAGTGGCCAGGAGACCATGATTTACAGAGCAAAGAATGGCCATCTGATGGTG GAATCAACTCGAACAAAGTCCCGGGCAATGATACAAAATTGA
- the myo1hb gene encoding unconventional myosin-Ih isoform X1, which produces MAHMALEMSESLEERCNRILRDMEGSLTARDRVGIQDFVLLDAYTSESAVLDNLRKRFNENLIYTYIGTLLVSVNPYKELGIYTKKQMDIYMGVNFFELPPHIYALADNVYRTMLTETNNHFILISGESGAGKTEASKKILQFYAVSCPSTKLLDNVRDRLLLSNPVLEAFGNAKTLKNDNSSRFGKYMDIQFDHMGGAVGGHILSYLLEKSRVVHQNHGERSFHIFYQLVEGGEEDLLRWLGLERNCQRYSYLVQVGEGECAKVSSVNDKSDWKTVRKALSVIEFSESNIESLFAIIASVLHLGNAMFVADSQGYATLNNSPEIHWLSKLLGIPAQVIQVGLTHRKIEARSEEVLSPFTVDQAVYAKDALAKAIYGRTFTWLVNELNESLANKDSSRKTVIGLLDIYGFEVFSVNSFEQFCINYCNEKLQQLFIQLTLKSEQEEYEMEGIEWESVPYFNNKIICDLVEEKFKGIISVLDEECLRPGEATDMTFLEKLEEKMGGHPHFVTHKLADQKTRKTLERGDFRLLHYAGEVTYCVVGFLDKNNDLLYRNIKEVMRQSKNAIVKHCFPSTEPDSKKRPETVATQFKSSLVGLTEILMSKEPWYVRCMKPNEGKQPGLFDDVLVRHQVKYLGLMEHLRVRRAGFAYRRRYEIFLQRYKPLCPDTWPNWKGTAAEGVECLIKHLGYKPDEYKMGRTKIFIRHPRTLFATEDAFEVCKHELATRIQAKYKGYRVKGDYMRQRQAATKIETCWRGMKARREREKRAWAVKVIKRFIKGFMTRNQPACVDNTEYLAFVRQNYLTRLKENLPKTVLDKNTWLTPPPIMQEASQMLRKLYTRHMVRRYVQGIMTERKAQLQIKGLTSSIFKGTKENYPHSVGIPFVDTRISEEDIHIKVYQMIRQERIKYSVPVVKYDRNGFRPRFRQLIYTGSAAYLVEEAKIKQRVEFNNLKGVSVSTLSDNFLILHVQCEDIKQKGDLVLQCDYLFEALTKLCLVANKHNFIKVVQGSVKFDIQPGREGFVDFKSGQETMIYRAKNGHLMVESTRTKSRAMIQN; this is translated from the exons agccTGGAGGAGCGCTGTAACCGGATCCTCCGGGACATGGAGGGCTCCCTTACGGCCCGGGATCGGGTGGGCATCCAGGATTTCGTTTTGCTGGACGCCTACACAAGTGAGAGTGCCGTCCTGGACAACTTGAGGAAACGCTTCAACGAGAACCTCATTTAC ACCTACATTGGTACGCTCTTAGTGTCAGTGAACCCCTACAAAGAGCTGGGAATCTACACCAAGAAGCAGATGGATATTTACATGGGCGTCAACTTTTTTGAGCTTCCACCCCACAT CTACGCCCTGGCAGACAATGTCTACCGCACCATGTTAACAGAGACCAACAACCACTTCATCTTGATCTCAGGGGAGAGTGGAGCAGGAAAGACGGAGGCCTCCAAGAAGATCCTGCAGTTCTACGCTGTCAGCTGCCCCAGTACCAAACTGCTGGACAATGTCCGAGACCGACTGCTGCTGTCCAACCCTGTGCTCGAG GCTTTCGGAAATGCCAAAACCCTGAAAAATGACAACTCAAGCCGCTTTGGGAAGTACATGGATATTCAGTTTGATCACATG GGGGGAGCTGTTGGTGGCCACATCCTCAGTTATCTACTGGAGAAGTCCCGGGTGGTGCATCAGAACCATGGAGAGAGAAGCTTCCACATCTTCTACCAGctagtggagggaggagaggaggacctgcTACGCTGGCTGGGTCTGGAGAGAAACTGTCAGCGCTACAGTTACCTGGTACAGGTGGGAGAG GGGGAATGTGCCAAAGTCAGCTCAGTCAATGACAAGAGTGACTGGAAGACGGTACGGAAAGCCCTCAGTGTCATAGAGTTCAGTGAGAGCAATATAGAG AGCCTGTTTGCAATCATTGCTAGCGTCCTTCACCTGGGAAATGCTATGTTTGTGGCTGACTCACAGGGATATGCCACTCTCAACAACAGTCCGGAGATACATTGGCTGTCCAAG TTGCTGGGCATTCCTGCACAGGTGATACAGGTGGGTTTGACACACAGGAAGATTGAGGCCAGGTCAGAAGAG GTGCTCAGTCCCTTCACCGTTGACCAGGCAGTATATGCCAAGGACGCTCTAGCCAAAGCCATCTATGGCCGCACCTTCACCTGGCTGGTCAACGAGCTCAATGAGTCTTTAGCAAACAAG GATTCCTCCAGGAAGACAGTGATTGGTCTGCTTGACATCTATGGGTTTGAGGTGTTCAGTGTGAACAG CTTTGAGCAGTTCTGCATCAACTACTGTAATGAGAAACTGCAGCAGCTCTTCATCCAGCTGACCCTGAAGTCAGAGCAGGAGGAGTACGAGATGGAGGGGATTGAA TGGGAGTCAGTGCCATACTTCAACAACAAGATCATCTGTGACCTGGTGGAGGAGAAATTCAAAGGCATCATTTCAGTGCta GACGAGGAGTGTCTACGTCCGGGAGAGGCCACAGACATGACCTTCCTGGAGAAACTGGAGGAGAAGATGGGAGGTCACCCCCATTTCGTCAC ACACAAGCTGGCTGACCAGAAGACCCGGAAGACTCTGGAACGAGGAGACTTCCGCCTCTTACACTACGCAGGGGAAGTCACATACTGTGTGGTCG GATTCCTGGACAAAAATAATGATCTCCTGTACAGGAACATTAAAGAG GTTATGCGCCAGTCTAAGAATGCCATTGTTAAACACTGCTTTCCCAGCACTGAGCCAGACAGCAAGAAGAGACCTGAAACA GTGGCCACTCAGTTTAAGAGCAGTCTGGTAGGCCTGACTGAGATCCTCATGTCTAAAGAGCCCTGGTACGTCCGCTGTATGAAGCCTAATGAAGGCAAGCAGCCAG GGCTCTTTGACGACGTGTTGGTGAGACACCAGGTGAAGTACCTGGGGCTGATGGAGCACCTGAGGGTCAGACGGGCCGGCTTCGCTTACCGCCGGAGATATGAGATCTTCCTGCAGAG GTACAAGCCTCTGTGTCCAGACACCTGGCCTAACTGGAAAGGTACAGCCGCGGAGGGGGTGGAGTGCCTGATCAAGCACCTGGGCTACAAGCCTGATGAGTACAAGATGGGAAG GACCAAGATCTTCATCCGCCATCCCAGGACTCTGTTTGCCACCGAAGACGCCTTTGAGGTCTGCAAGCATGAGCTGG cTACAAGGATTCAAGCAAAGTACAAAGGCTACAGAGTGAAGGGAGACTACATGAGACAGAGACAAGCAG CTACAAAGATTGAGACATGCTGGAGAGGCATGAaggccaggagagagagggagaagagagcctGGGCTGTCAAGGTCATTAAGAG GTTCATCAAGGGCTTCATGACTAGAAATCAGCCAGCCTGTGTTGACAACACAGAGTACCTGGCATTTGTCAGGCAAAACTACCTCACACGGCTCAAGGAGAACCTACCCAAAACAGTTCTGGACAAGAACACCTGGCTAACCCCACCTCCCATTATGCAGGAG GCCTCACAGATGTTGAGGAAACTTTACACCCGGCACATGGTACGGAGGTATGTACAAGGAATCATGACAGAGCGGAAAGCACAG TTGCAAATCAAAGGATTGACCAGTTCCATATTCAAAGGAACAAAAGAGAACTACCCTCACAGTGTGGGCATACCATTCGTGGACACCAGGATAA GTGAGGAAGACATCCACATTAAAGTCTACCAGATGATTAGGCAAGAACGCATCAAG TACAGTGTTCCTGTGGTGAAGTACGACAGGAATGGCTTCAGGCCACGTTTCAGACAGCTGATCTACACTGGAAGTGCAGCCTACCTGGTGGAGGAGGCCAAGATCAAACAGCGGGTGGAGTTCAACAACCTCAAAG GTGTGTCAGTCAGCACCCTGAGTGACAACTTCCTGATCCTCCATGTCCAATGTGAGGATATCAAGCAAAAG GGGGACCTGGTGCTGCAGTGTGACTACCTGTTTGAGGCCTTGACCAAGTTGTGCCTGGTGGCCAACAAGCACAATTTTATCAAAGTAGTCCAGGGCAG TGTAAAGTTTGACATCCAGCCTGGCAGAGAGGGGTTTGTTGACTTCAAGAGTGGCCAGGAGACCATGATTTACAGAGCAAAGAATGGCCATCTGATGGTG GAATCAACTCGAACAAAGTCCCGGGCAATGATACAAAATTGA